The genomic window aacaagagggaacgctatagtcaGGTTCCTctactatcagatacccgttacacagcTAGTGGGAGTGCGTACGAGAAAGTTTAACAAGTTAACAGTTTAACagtactcgtagagtaaagggaatactagattcgttgaaaagtatgtaacagggagaaggaagcgtttccgaccatataaagtatatatattcttgatcaggatcaatagccgagtcgatttggccatgtccgtctacaaaccgcccaaaactgccacgcccacacttttgaaaaatgttttgatattttttaagttttgtATTAGTAGTAGTTATTGTGAGAACTGTTGCTTTAAAAGTACGGCAGAGAACGTTTTTTAGAACGATCGTTTTCAAATTATTCGTCCTTCAGTTTTTTAAATGAAGTAACGGATATAAAAAGGTggcaataaaatgaattaattaattaatgtcGAAAGCTCGTAATGAATATATGCTGGGCATGAACGGCTGAATTGGAAACATGCTAGAGAAGTATTTGCTTATCACAATATTCCTGTGTTCCTTGTCCCATGAATGACTTTCATAACATAAAAACGGCGATTCCTGACAGTTCCCTTagaaatgatttataaaacCGCAATGGCATCTCCTGGTCGCCAGGTCCCAAATCTATGCCCAAATCTATTCTCTCTTTTCCTAACACAGATTTCTGGGATTGTTTTTGCTGACCGTGGCTTTAATGGCGCATTTAAGCGCAACCGCAGCCCCTACCTAACAACATCAACGGTAACAATCCTGACTGCATGTGTGCCATTTATGTACTGTTCTCGGCTGCAAGGATGCGTTGCAGGGTGTGTGTGGCTTGTTCACAGGAGCACGAATGGAAAGAGGTGGCATGGCTCAAAACCCGTTTCGGTTAAAATGCCGAGACACACGCTTGCGCGAAATTTTATGATGGTATTTTGGGGTAATGGCGTACCGCATTGTAGCTTTCGGCGCAGCGCCTCTCCCACCGCTGCAGCCTCGGCTGCTGCCTGTTTCTGTAATCTAGTGCTGAAATATGGTTTTAAGGTAGATTCAAGGCAATTTACCATATTGGCCACAATACAATTTCCGCCGAGCAGCGCCAACAGAACGGCAGAACAACGACAACTGCCGCATAAGGCCACATAAATACCCAACAGCAGCGGTAGTCGGTACAACAACAACCGGAGCAGGAATTACAGCTGCAATGCCAGCGACatgtgtatttaaatttgtggCTTATGTTATTTGCTGTGGCGTTGGCTGCTGTTTTTATAATAACAACAGAGTTTCtggaacaacaaaaaagcgaaaagctATTTACTTATGATAATAAGCATCGGTAACGTATGCATTGATGTAAACCTATAATACGGTAATCTCTAGTGTGTAATTTTCCAGCAATCTTGAACCGCTGGTGGATTAATTTCTTTGAAAAACCGTTTCAAAATAGAGGTCAGCCTCTACTTTATTACACTCGTAACTCGTATAGTAAAAAGGTATACaagattcgtttaaaagtatgtagcaggtagaaggaagcgtttccgaccatgtaAGGAGACATAccgcagcgcaagtttgttgacccatgctgccgcccaaaactgccacacacacacttttggGCACTTACAAtctatttgccacgcccacactaacgcccacaaacagccaaaaactgacagtgttgaaatttttctTTCGCAattctactagctgagtaacaggtattagatagtcggggaactcgactaaagcgttctctctttttatacccgttactcgtagaataaaagggtatactacattcgttgaaaagtatgtaacaggcagaaggaagcatttccgaccatatatattcttgatcaggatcaatagccgagatgatctggccatgtccgtccctctgtccgtatgaacgtcgagatccaAGGAACTATAAAATGTTGAGATTCagaatacagactccagagacatagacgcagcgcaagtttgttgattaatgtagccacgcccactctaacgcccacgtaccgcccaaagctgccacgcccacacttttgaaaaatgttttgatattttttcatttttgtattattagGCAGCGTTCTCTTGTTAGGTATAAATTTACTATAATAACCTGTGAATCCAATGAAAGCTCAGATttcttttgccatttttggaAGGGGAACACGAAAGAACTTTTCgtcaaaatatttgtgcctaccagtgtataTCCATGGCTTTAACTTTAAAAGGGACTCGTTTTATACAATTAGGGAATACGATGTGACGAGAAAAGCTAACTTCTTCTTTTAAGAATTTACATTTATCCAGCTGCAGTTTCAAATTTGATTCTGCACATTTTGAATAAACTAATGACTTTAAGTGTTCGGTAAGggatgtaaaaaaaattataatatcaACTAGATACACCAAACAGTGTTGGTGTAACGGTCGAGGGATATTATTCATATACCTTTGAAAAGTAGCGGGGCATTTCTAGGGCCGAATGACATTTGAAGGTATTCGTAATGACGCTTTTggtggaaaatgcaatttcagaTATTGATTCCGGGTCCATTTCTATTTGGTGGAATCCATTTGCAAAATTGATAGTTTTGAAATATTGACACCTTCCTAATTTACCAAGGATTTTGTCCATGCTTGGTATTGGATATATATAGGGAATAGTTATTTCTCTATGCTTAGTTTTACCAATAGGAAGTATCAGGAAGTTAGTATTAACACATGTGGAGGGTAATAGCACTTTAGGGTATGTTTGAGAATTTTGGATTTTATGGGAATGTGGTTGAAAAGgacttttataaataattggtTGTGTGTTTATGTATGGGTTGGGTCTAAATTTGGTAGGTGTCACATAAATTGGTTGTTAGGCATCTCCTGTGTATAGGTGGGTCTAATTGGTTACATGTATTGATTAAAATTCGGTTGGAAGGGATAAGAATATTGTGGGTAACTGGGTCCATTTGCATTGAACTTAAGTAATTCAAAATTCTGATTTATTACGGTTTTATTACGTTTTCCcggatttttatttaattcaaaataaacatattcttCATAAATTCCCTCATTTTGTGTAATACTAAATAACGATCTTAAATATGTAGTATcataaaaaagtaaagaattgaaaaagttttctaATCAGTATTTTAATGGAATCTTTAATCGCCTGAacataaataagaaaatcTGTTTGATTACCTTCGATTTTCGGAAATCCCAAGGACCGTGTTAACGTGTTCCTCTCGATAGCTCCAAGAAGGATCCTCTGTTGTTGCACATCATTAATTTGGTATAGTGTAATTACGAAGTCCACTCTGCTGATGTAGGTGTAGAGGGTTTCCGAATCACCCTTGAATGGCAAGATGTCTGGGCTTCTGCAAGGTTTTTTCGTATAGCGCCACGATTTTGTGTGCTGCAATAACTGGTTGTGCCATTGTAAATTTTTAGATTTGATGTTTTagtaaatttctttttttcataatcttgtgttttatttatatatttaaattttcaattattttattaccaATTTCACTTAAAGTTTATAAGTTTGATTAACTTAACCGAATTGGAATAATAATTCAAGTTGAAGGGTTTTCGCGACTttgtaatttgaaatttaatatttttaccaCTCAATGTTCTTTTTTTGGGTTACTTTTTCAgtttatgttttattaagtCATACTAATGTACCGTCAGTTGACTAAGGACAACGCTAAGAATAAAAAACTTATAGAAATAGTTTTCACAAGATCATCCGCTCGGCCTAATTGAAGATTTTGAGTGCTGCTTAGGAAGAGCGGCTTCGCTTTGAGTTTCTTTTTAAAGGTCCGCAGTTGCAAGCTCACTATATAATGTTTcatcatttttatacccgtaaagggtatactagattcgttgaaaagtatgtaacaggcagaaggaagcgtttccgaccatataaagtatatatattcttgatcaggatcaatagcctaggcgatctggccatgtccgtctgtccgtccgtctgcctgttcgtctgtccgtccgtatgaacgctgagatctcaggcATAAAGACTCTGGGTCCTCTGGGTAAAGCAATTCTGACTTTAAAAAATCTCGCTTTCACAACTAATGTCTCtcaagtttttggcaaatatcCTTACACAATTAGCTCCTTTAGCGCTAACAATGGACGTGAGATGCCACTGTTAGTGCTGTTTCCGGTTTTTCCATCGCGGTGGCCAACAGTGGGGTTGCGTTGCTTTAAGTGTTGTTCGTACGGGTACCCAATTCATTTGGCCGCTCAGACAGTTCATGCATCCCACACCTAGCCCGTCGAGATACCATACTCGGCCGTCAGCCGCAACTAGATTTTTGGTTGGCTCGTTGCTACTTCAGCTGCAGTTGCGGCGCTAGGCAATTTGTTTGTCATTGCAATGCATGTGAGGGTAGTGGGTGTAGTGGTGGTACGCTGCACGAATTTGAAAGTGCTGCTGTGCatgaagaaaaataataaaatgggtctatttattatttctaaaTTCAGGGAAACAGTTCCAGGTGGTAGAACCCCTTTCagattaattaaataaaacacagattatatattatatatattatattgaaTTTACCCCtgtaaaatgcatttaagcTACTTCAGTTGTGATTTTATACTGCAATCTTGATTTAACTCTGACCATTGACTATATGGCGTTAATCTCTAGGCCAACAGTAATCTAGCAAATTTGTATGAGTTAACAAGAAAGACTTAGACTTTTCTCCAGTGTGCTGATATGTATGGAGCTGGCGGCCGTCTCTGCTTTCTTTTGGCTGATACGCTTTGCGCCATTGCTATCCTTCCCCGGGGGCAATCGTCAGCGATGGCTGAAGCCCAGACAAGAGATTTATGTGCTTGCCAAGCTGCAAGCAAGCAAACGGAcagcaattaatttgcattctggtaattaattttgcatttctcCAGTCCTCTtttttccgctgctgctgtatgtgtttgtttgctcaACTAGCTTGCGTTTCTTTGCGTCCACGCAGAATGTCATTTGCCAAATTGCTGTTTGCGTTTTAAAGTCCTTAAATGTAATCAGCCGTGCGCCGAATGTGCTACTAATAGAAACCTGTTGCTGGTGGTACAGGTAAATCAACCATAAGGCTATAAATTGCTTAAAAGGTCTATTAATTATTCAGGTGACTGGCAAACTCTGGTGCTGCAAGCAGCCGTTCAATAAGTGCTCCCATAACACCGAAAACTTCCAGTGACAGACAGGAGCATCCTAATTTTTATGtaaaagagaacgctatagtcgacttCCCGTTACCCAGCTAGCGGAAGTGtgaatgaaaaatgtaaaaatgttcTGTCATACcgacaaaaaaaaccaaccaaaattAAAGCACTTTTCGAAAGGTTGGTCGTggttttggacggtttgtgggcgttgaaGTGAGCGTGGCATCATTTGGAAACAAACTTGCTCTGCTTTCTATATctctaaatttatttttttgtgtaagTCATAGGGTTAGCCAAGGAAGCTGCCGGGTGGTTGATGTGAGCTGTCCATTGATCTATTCTCTGACTGAGGGAATATGGGAGCAAATGCTAGGGTGTCGTTTCTGATGTACCAATCCGCATTTGCACTTTCATGACATTCGGTTTGAATGTGAGCCGTGCCCCATATTTGGATGCAGTAGGTCATTGCGGGGACCACCgtcgatttgcaaaaaaaccaCGCCCACTTAAACGTCCACAAACcctgcaacgcccacacttttgaattaaatgattttccatttatttttttatgttttattattttttttctatttctttCGGATTACCGAAAACATTTTACCATGCTCCttctaacgcctacaaaaCTCCCGCAAgtgtcacgcccacactttcaaaaatgtttaaattttttgtcaATTTATTACTTTATCAATTTTATTGATATGCCAgacaaatattgaaatttctcattcgcacttccactaactgagtaacgggtatctgataatTGGGAAATCGACAAtagcgtttttttttgtttttaactagttcattttacaaaataacaaaagggTACATAAGCTTTCAAAGTTAGCTTCCTTTCTTGTTTTCGTTACCGACATTGTGAACGATCGTGAGGGTTCGGCAGAAGAGAAATTCTAGTTATAAAACTTGGGTAAATGGTATCTGATCATCTAGGCTCTCGACTACAACGTTCCCTATTGTAGTGAAGCAAGTTCACAGGTAAGCTTTACAAGGTAAGATCCACTGCTTACAGAAATATTCTCGCAAGACACTTATCTATTACTAAATATGGGAGTGAGGGTGGGTTTGCTTTTAggttatttatatatttttattttttattaagagtttttatttatgcttaTATAATAGCATACATAACTTTTAGTTTGCACATTTGTAAAGTTTATTTTACTAAATTACATTTGTTCAGTTGCCAAAACATTGACGCATTCCAtgattgcatttgcatttaattttcgaTTGCGTTGGCAATCGCCGCCTATGTATTTGTTCaacatttgtttgccaatcCGGCAATTTTTCAGTgaacaaaaagagaaataaaaagaGCAGTTCATATACCATGCCGCATCTACGATGTGTGccgcaaattaaatgcaagcCAGAAAAATTTAAGATGAATTTACGCAAACtgaatttaagtatttaaGATATTTGAATTCGTTTTGGCAAATGCAATCGTTTGCTGCACATCAATCTCGTATCGGACCAATCCGTGGGATTCGGGACGCGGGATTAAGGCTCAGCAAGCAGGGTTCGTTAGagataaaattattattatgagtACGGTATAAATTCACTAAGTCACTTTTCAAGGTTTAACAAGAAAACGACCCACACTTGCTTGTGAGTCTTTTAGCTTCACGGCAGCAGTCGGGGGTTAAAGCGCCCCATGAACAGAATCATACCCGTAGGGTTGTGACGCACGAAGTACAAGAAAGGCTTGTCAAAGCGCAGTCGTGGTGCGTCAGGGACACGAGCCTGCCGTGGACGGAGTGGCAACGGCAGTTCCAAGTATTTCGGGTCCAGAAGATCATCGTAGAAGCCTCGTCCCAGTGCAGATTCCTGCATCAACGAGCCGAAGTCCACGACCCTCTCGGAAGAATCGAGTGCATCGTCATCAGTGGCATCCACGTCTTTGTTTCGCTTACGCAGTGGCGGCGCGGGGTACATTTCCACGTGGTGGTGCTCCGAGATCTTCTCCTCGCCGCAGGTGCTGAACGTGTTGATCTGTATCATGTCGGACAGGAAGATGTCGCGGTTTCCGGCGCCAGTTAGACCTCGCAGGTCGGCAAAGTCAGACTTAAAGAGTCCGCGCAGTCCCATCTTTTGCAGACCCAGAGAGGCGTTAACGAAAGAGCGGTGTGAAAAGCGCGGTAGTTGCACCTCCATTCCTGGTCGATCCATAAGGGAGGTGAGCAATTTACGCCAGGCCTGCTTGTCGGTAAAGGCCGTCTCCACTAGACTGCGCTCTAATCGGTCAAGGCTGTCCATCGGAGAAATGGAGCTCTGGTGCCCAGGCATTACATAGACTGTGCTAACAGTGTTCTGAACTCGACCAAAGGAAACGACGGTGGCATCCAGGTTGGGTTCATAGCCCGCCAAGAAGCCGGAACGGTAGAGCACTGCTGGAATAGGGACGAGCCGACGCTGGCGAACTGTGGGATGCACTTGAAAGAACATCTCTCCATCACGATCTGTGGTGGATCCATGCGAGCAGTCTGTCTGAAAAAGATTGGCCGAGATGGTGGCTAATGGTCCGTTTACCCATACGCTATTTGTACGTAGATACTCAAGAACCTTCCCCATCGTGTGGCGTTTCACCAGAAGGTTTGTTCGACGTCTTACGATGTCGTTGACCACGTGGAAATTCACCTCCTCAACATGTCCGGCGTAAAGTTGCTGTGTCTTCTCCTTAAAGAAGGGTAGAATTTTTCCGTTGGCCCTGTCGCTGAATATTTCACGTACAAAAGCCGTAGTCGCTATATCGCTGTCCGTAGCTTGTTCCACTGAGTTGGTTATATTCTTAAAGATGAGATGCGGATTAAAGGTGACCATGTCGTCCAATTTCAGGATCTCGTTCATCTCGCCAGAAGTGCTACCGCGCGCCCCCAGAAAAACCATAGAAAGCATGGACGTGAGGGCGAACGGGGATATGACCAAACTTCTGGCGGAGCTGATTTTCTCTGAGGTAATAGCTCGCCAGTAGCTGAAAGCCAGCTCGTTGCAGAGGCCGGCGAAGGACTGCAGATCCTCGTTCATCATCGCGGTGGAGGCCTCCAGCCCCTGAGAGGTTTCGGGACTTGGGTCTATCTTTACGGGAGGTCGAGTTGATTGTGTAGAGCTGGCCATAAGATTGATTAGCAAAGGTGGCCGTTGGGAGGGTCGCTGCTGGTTGAGCATCGATTGGCTATGGTTTGGGACTTGCGGTTGGGCAGGGTCTGCCTTATTAGCATTGTAAGGTAGCACCTTTGGCGGCTGTATCTCCAGTTGGTTGTATCCTCCCACTAGCGAGGGTTGTACGTAGTAAGAAACTGGCTTTAAAGTGCTTAGTCGCTTTGTTGTTGGTAGGGGGGCGCtagtagtagttgttgatctaGCTGGGGCTTCCGTAATGGAGTTTTTAGTGGTGCTCGTCGTAACTGTGGTGCTGCTAACTAGCATGGGAGTTATGTGGAAAGCTACTTGATCATCCTCGTCTTCTTCATCAGCTTGATCTACTGGTGGATTCCCGTAGTTGGTAAAGGGCAATTTCCCCTTGTAGTTATCCTCGTCTGATTCAGTTACGTTCTTATTCTCGCCAAATCCTTCGGAATTTGTATTCATTGGCCTTACTACTGCCGCTGTCGTTTCACCTAGCTTGACGTAGGGATCCTCATTGTCTAGCTCTATTTTCTGGGCACTTTTTACCGGCTCCGCACTTTCAACATCCCGTTCTTGCGAAACGGTAGCTGTAAGTTCGTCAGAAATTTCTTCCATTGACTCGGCGTTCAGTTGTTGCGCTTTCACTGTGCTCAGTTCGATTTTCTCAGTCACCTGCTCCGAACTTAGCGACATGTCCGAATCTGAAGATGCCAAAGACATATCACCGGGAATTTCAGTGACCGGTAATTTATTATCCTCTCGTTCAACGCTAGGTGGAGACTGATACTCAGGCATTTGTTGAGCGGCATTGGTGGCGCTTACCTCCACAGCTGCAATTTGGGCTTCTTGCGGCTGAGGTTCTAAAAACTCATGCCTTTCCGTTGTTAATGATTGCTCTTCCACCTGGGCATCTTGATACACATTAGTTGGTAGTGTTGTCTCTTCTTCCAGGGATTGATGCGTTGTTGACTCATGCTCTTCCGATGTTGAAAGCTTGGGCCTTGTTTCCTTTTCATTGTCCTgagtctgctgctgctcgtagTAATCATTCTTTAACGGCTCCGGCattttctctttattttgATGATTCGTGTTGCTTTCAGGGATGTTGCTATAAGTGGTCGTTGGTTCTTCGCTGCCGGAATCCTCCTCGCTAGAAGTGGTCTCCTGTGTGGGAGGTTGTGGTTGAGGCTCTGTGGTTTCAATACTGTCAGCATTGGTAGTTCCCACAGAAGGGACTTCTGTGTACATCTCCTCCAGCGCTGAAACGGTTTCCTGCCCGACGGTCTCTAGAGTTGGTTGAACTTCTAGTTGTTCATTGGCAAAAACTTGCTGCTCCTCATCGTCgtcttgctgctgctgtgcatAAATCTGGGACAGCGATAAAATCGGAATTCGGTGCGTGCTCGTCTCCAAGTACGTTGAACTTTCAGGCAAATCTTCCGGATATATTGATTCTTTCTTAAACGGGCCCGCGGTTGTTGTGCCGTGCGTCTGCTGTATATGGTATGCCTGATGAGGATCCTCCGTTTTTTCTATGTTTGGCTGGAGCAAGAAGGAGGTATTTAGTTGGGCGAAATTGGTCAGGCGATTGGAATCGTCTGCTGGTTTGGCTTTTGTCGGGTTTTCATCGTTTTGAGTTATTTGCTGAATAACATCGGATATAAGGAATTCCAGCTCATCCTTTGTCTCGTTCGAATTTAAAGGAACATCTGAGACAAGATTATTACTGCCGTCAACTAACGTTGAGGCCACAGTGGCCGCCTGGGTCTGAAAATTGGACATTGATATTTGGTCCGTGGGCTTAAGCATTTCCAGGTTGAGTTGTTGAACGAGGTCGGCGATCAGGGGGGTAACTTCGGTACTATCAATATCAGCGACTGTACTGCCCTCTGAGACTGGAAGTCGAATATTCTGTTCTGTGGTGACGGACGCTTCAACCACCTTCTGCTTCACCTCTAGGTCAGAGGGGTATGCTTCGTTAGCTTCTGATACGTTTTCGTAAGCTGAATCTATAACAGACTTATCGGTGCTTTCTTCCTCTTCATCCACTTGTGACATCTGAGTTGTAACTAGAAACTGTGTCAGTCCGGGCAACTCGGTGGTCTCCGTCTCCTCCTGTCTGTGATCAGTCTTTATGTGCTGCAGTGGTTCCGGCACACTTGATACTGTAAAATATTGTGGTCTGGCGGTGATCACAACTATAGGTGTTTGGTCCTCGTTTATATTCTCAAGGCTGCTGGCAGTGGTCTCTGCTGGTTGCTGCTCGACCTCGACATCCTCCTCTTCCTCGGAGAGCATCGTTGCCAAAGTACTGCCACCATAGTGGGAAGTAAGCGTCTTGTGGCTAGTCGATAATTTGGTGGGTTTGGTGGCGGTAGTTGTTACAGGAGAACGTGAAGTAGTCGTTGTTGAAGCTGAAGCGCTGCTGGAGATGACTGCTACTTTCTTCTTGTTGGCTAGGGCCTCTATCTCGAGTTTGCTCTCCGCACTGTCGTATTTTACGGGACCTGCGCCGGAACTTTCTTCACCATTCTCTGTAGTCGACAAATCCTGGGTAAGTGACTGCACTATTTGATCCATGGAGAGAATCTGATCGGGCGAGAGCTGTGGAGCTGGTGATGGTGAGCCAAGGTGCaattgctgctgcaactgcgcCAGCGAAGGCAGCGGAGACTTTTTTAGAGGCTTATGCTGCACTGGGGGTTGAGGTAGTAAAGTAGACACATTTTGGACGGCGTCATCGTCGTAGCTTGGCAGCGGATAAAACGGTTTGTATGTGGTGGTTGAGGAATGAATTACATTAACTATGCCATAGGTCGTGGTCTGTGGCTCCCCAGCAACCTTACTCAATTCAGTTGTGGTGCTATGAACTGGACGACCGAATCCATGGTTGTGGTGCTGAGTCAGTGGACGGCTAGCAGTTTTAttatgcaatttttgatgGTGTAGTGCTGGTGCTATTGCCGTGGTCATAGGCGATGCAACTGTTGATGTGGGTGCGtcggttgttgttgttgtatatTCTTCAGTTGGTGTTGTAGAAGAAGCCTCTGTTGGATTCGTTGGTGTAGGCTCTTGTTCTGAAGTGGTGCTAACTGTACTCTCTGCCGGTGGCTCTGTAGCTTGGGGCTCAAGGCTTGTGGTCACTGGTTTGGAAGAAGTTGTCGTAGTGGTTCCTTCTGGCACTGGCGTTGTCGGAGTGGTAGATGTGGTACTTGTTGGTAAGGGTTTTTTGTGCGGTCTTTCCAGTCTGGAAGGCTTTTGAGTTCCTACAACCTGGGATCCACTCACTTCCTGGACCGGTGGCCTAGGCTTAGACGTTGGCTTGCGCTTCGGCTTAGAAGGCTTGGAGCTACCACCAGAAGATCCTGTACCCGGTGTTCTGGTAggttttcgtttctttttttttggtgtggTCAAGGATGGTGCTTGTGTCGTTGTTGTCGTACTTTCCGTTGTTGCTGATACAGGCTCCTCCTGGGTGGGTGGCTGTGTTTCAGGCGCTGGAGCTGGTGTggttgttgtcgtcgtcgtcgttgaCGTGGTGGTTGTCTTTCTTTTGATCTTCTGCTTTACGGCATGAGATGTAGTTCCCGCTGTACCATCACCGTTAGGCTTTTTTACTCGATGTGGCTGGTTTGGCTTGCGCTCCACACTAGCCGGCTTTTTGGCTAGCTGGTGTGTAAGCACAACCTCGGCGCTGGAGGGGGTACTGCTCGAGGAGGTGGGCGTGTGAATTATCGCTTGGTTGTTGTAAAATACCCTTCGTGTGGTTGTTTCCGGACGCTCTGTTGTGCCGCTTGGTTGCTTCTGGTAGATGGGCTGCATGTGCCCGAGCTCAAAATGTGGCATATTCGCGGCGACCTGCTGGTATTGCTGCATGCCCGTGTACACGGACTCCATAGGGTCTAGCTCCTCTTGCACCACCTGCGGAGTTACAGCGGTAGTGCTGGTCGTCTTACGTTTTGTGCCCGGCTTACGCTTCGCGGGCTTTGGTTTCTTTGTGGCTAACGTTGGTGTTAGCGTCGTCTTGTTGGGCGTTTCCAGAAGTTCCGACTCGGGTGTCATCATAATTTGCTGTGGACGCTGCTGAGGGAAAATATCCCCACCAGTGTTGCCGAAAATGGCGGGCAATATAAGTGACCAAGAAGAGGAGACGTCGGGCGTGTCCAAAAGAGGAGGAAGCAGTTCGCCGGAGTTGTTCTTTGCTGAGCTGGAGGCCATCTCCTTATTCAAGACATTTTGCACACTGTTCACTATGTCTTGAACATTCTTGTCGGGATGGCTCTCAGCCAGCGGAGCCGGATGGATAATAGACGGTCCCTCGCCGTCGCCATTGGCAACGATACTCTGAATCTCCTGCATGGTCATCAACCGCTTGACTAGCTCTCCGTGCTCGTCGAACGTGTAGAATTCATAGCGGTCAGGGTTAAGGAGATCAATTGGACTAGCCACTTGCAATGACGGCTGTGGTTTGGGAACTTTGTGTCCAAGGGCATCAGTAAATTGCGGCTCATTTCCATCGAGAACCACGGACACTGAAGGGTTCGCACTGAAAAGACAGGAGATTGGGAAAATAGTAGTAGAATTTTTTTAGTTAGATTGGAATAAAATTTAGCTATTGGATAAAACAAATCTGGTACGCTTCATGGATAACGAAAATCCGGTTTATATCAAAATATACtctatatatgtagatattcCTCGACTTTCAAATTGGCATACGTCGACAagccaaaatatatatacatttcgTTGTTATTTCCCAGATACTTTAAAGCCATACAATTTACTTATTCGGCACGCTTTATCAAAAGGGTATGTGGCTTCTTATGCACTTTTTATTAAAGCGTGCCGAATAAGTAAATTTGAGATATTGTTTTTCTTagttcaataaatattttttttttttccacttttgatctcattatttttttatgtcGTGGGGCGATCCTCTTAGTTATATCCGTTACTGAaagagtaaaaggatatactagcttcgttgaaaatatttgaaaggTAGTAGGCAGtaaagtttatatattcttgttcAGAATCACTAGCCATGACGATCTGTCC from Drosophila yakuba strain Tai18E2 chromosome 2L, Prin_Dyak_Tai18E2_2.1, whole genome shotgun sequence includes these protein-coding regions:
- the LOC6529094 gene encoding mucin-17, which encodes MRLPRTYPALWFWALLPLAIPGILCYPNTQPQPALVSYVTTSTKSSQRSHSASSILQPAFVYDSPLPEEEDSSNHSLLTSTFDVRHEEATESSKKVISSTANPSVSVVLDGNEPQFTDALGHKVPKPQPSLQVASPIDLLNPDRYEFYTFDEHGELVKRLMTMQEIQSIVANGDGEGPSIIHPAPLAESHPDKNVQDIVNSVQNVLNKEMASSSAKNNSGELLPPLLDTPDVSSSWSLILPAIFGNTGGDIFPQQRPQQIMMTPESELLETPNKTTLTPTLATKKPKPAKRKPGTKRKTTSTTAVTPQVVQEELDPMESVYTGMQQYQQVAANMPHFELGHMQPIYQKQPSGTTERPETTTRRVFYNNQAIIHTPTSSSSTPSSAEVVLTHQLAKKPASVERKPNQPHRVKKPNGDGTAGTTSHAVKQKIKRKTTTTSTTTTTTTTPAPAPETQPPTQEEPVSATTESTTTTTQAPSLTTPKKKKRKPTRTPGTGSSGGSSKPSKPKRKPTSKPRPPVQEVSGSQVVGTQKPSRLERPHKKPLPTSTTSTTPTTPVPEGTTTTTSSKPVTTSLEPQATEPPAESTVSTTSEQEPTPTNPTEASSTTPTEEYTTTTTDAPTSTVASPMTTAIAPALHHQKLHNKTASRPLTQHHNHGFGRPVHSTTTELSKVAGEPQTTTYGIVNVIHSSTTTYKPFYPLPSYDDDAVQNVSTLLPQPPVQHKPLKKSPLPSLAQLQQQLHLGSPSPAPQLSPDQILSMDQIVQSLTQDLSTTENGEESSGAGPVKYDSAESKLEIEALANKKKVAVISSSASASTTTTSRSPVTTTATKPTKLSTSHKTLTSHYGGSTLATMLSEEEEDVEVEQQPAETTASSLENINEDQTPIVVITARPQYFTVSSVPEPLQHIKTDHRQEETETTELPGLTQFLVTTQMSQVDEEEESTDKSVIDSAYENVSEANEAYPSDLEVKQKVVEASVTTEQNIRLPVSEGSTVADIDSTEVTPLIADLVQQLNLEMLKPTDQISMSNFQTQAATVASTLVDGSNNLVSDVPLNSNETKDELEFLISDVIQQITQNDENPTKAKPADDSNRLTNFAQLNTSFLLQPNIEKTEDPHQAYHIQQTHGTTTAGPFKKESIYPEDLPESSTYLETSTHRIPILSLSQIYAQQQQDDDEEQQVFANEQLEVQPTLETVGQETVSALEEMYTEVPSVGTTNADSIETTEPQPQPPTQETTSSEEDSGSEEPTTTYSNIPESNTNHQNKEKMPEPLKNDYYEQQQTQDNEKETRPKLSTSEEHESTTHQSLEEETTLPTNVYQDAQVEEQSLTTERHEFLEPQPQEAQIAAVEVSATNAAQQMPEYQSPPSVEREDNKLPVTEIPGDMSLASSDSDMSLSSEQVTEKIELSTVKAQQLNAESMEEISDELTATVSQERDVESAEPVKSAQKIELDNEDPYVKLGETTAAVVRPMNTNSEGFGENKNVTESDEDNYKGKLPFTNYGNPPVDQADEEDEDDQVAFHITPMLVSSTTVTTSTTKNSITEAPARSTTTTSAPLPTTKRLSTLKPVSYYVQPSLVGGYNQLEIQPPKVLPYNANKADPAQPQVPNHSQSMLNQQRPSQRPPLLINLMASSTQSTRPPVKIDPSPETSQGLEASTAMMNEDLQSFAGLCNELAFSYWRAITSEKISSARSLVISPFALTSMLSMVFLGARGSTSGEMNEILKLDDMVTFNPHLIFKNITNSVEQATDSDIATTAFVREIFSDRANGKILPFFKEKTQQLYAGHVEEVNFHVVNDIVRRRTNLLVKRHTMGKVLEYLRTNSVWVNGPLATISANLFQTDCSHGSTTDRDGEMFFQVHPTVRQRRLVPIPAVLYRSGFLAGYEPNLDATVVSFGRVQNTVSTVYVMPGHQSSISPMDSLDRLERSLVETAFTDKQAWRKLLTSLMDRPGMEVQLPRFSHRSFVNASLGLQKMGLRGLFKSDFADLRGLTGAGNRDIFLSDMIQINTFSTCGEEKISEHHHVEMYPAPPLRKRNKDVDATDDDALDSSERVVDFGSLMQESALGRGFYDDLLDPKYLELPLPLRPRQARVPDAPRLRFDKPFLYFVRHNPTGMILFMGRFNPRLLP